The stretch of DNA CGAACCAGCGAGCACGGCGGTGCCGAAAAGCGCCACGGCAAGGGGAATTTCATCCGGCATCGGGGCGCGGCGGAGACGCTCGGCACGCGCTTGTGCGTCCTTGATCGTCGCGATGCCGTTCCGGGTTCGCTTTTCCAGCGTGAACCAGCGCAGCAGCGTGAGAAAGGCGGTCAGAATCATCAACGCCGTCAGAAAGCCGGTCGGATGATCGAGTGCGTTGCCGTAGCGCCAGCGCGACAGGCCAAGCGCGATGAGGAGCAGATAGGGCAGCGTCTGGCAAAGGCGGATCAGGATAACACGCGGCCGCCGCATGAGCAGCCCCTCGGCGATCAGGCTTTTGCGGACGTTCTCGGCGCTGGCGCGAAGCGCATGGTCGATCGCGCTCCAGTCGGTCGGCGAGGGGAGGGCAAGGATCGCCGCTTCACCGGGGCCGTGTAGGCCATTCGTGCCCTGGATTGCGACTTTTCGGTCCGCTGTTATCGCGATCGCATCTGCGGTCATAAGCCGCGTCGCGACAAGCTCGGCATAACGCTCGCGCCCGCCTGCCAGATAGGCGACCTGTTCGTCCGGGAGAGATCGGGCTTCCCGGCCGCGGGCGCGGAGAGAATGCGGAATGGCAAAGCCGAGATAGATGACGGCCATGAGAAGCATGGCATAAAGCGCGAGGAACTCGCTGCCGCTCCAGCTTGCGTGGCTGAACATTGTCATAAGACGACACTCCCGAACCATAGGCCAACACCGACGAGAAGGCAGGCTGCAATGATGGATGCCCCGCGGAGCGCGCTTCGCGGCAGCACGACCCCATCGCGCGGATGGACGCGGCGCGCGCGGGGATCGTCGATCAGACGCCGCGCCGCATCGGGCCAGATATCGTCCGGCGGCGGCGCGCCGAAAACCTGTTCGTATCGATGCAGCGTCCGGGCATATTGGTCGAAGAAGCGGGAGCGTTCATCGCTGCCGCCGGCGGTTGGGCCGTGGTGCAAGGGACGGCCGAGCACCTTGGGGCAAAATCGCTCCCAATAGTCGCGCGTATAGGTGAGGTGAAGGTGCCAGACCTGATCGACGGCGTCGGAAGGCGTCAGCTCGGCGTCGCTCGTAGCGGCGAGGAAGCAGAAACACCGATACTCGTCGAACACGCGTGCGGCGTATGCTTCGGCCCAGCCATTCTCGCGCACGAGGCGCGCCGTGAACGTCAGATCCGCTTTCTCGGGGCCGACCTCATAGGACCGAAGCGCGTGCCACACCGGATGGTCCGGGCTGATCGGTCGGGCGTGATCCGGCGCTGGCATCAGAACTGAAATATATCATGGGCTTGCGCGTGCATAAAGCGAATTTGGAAGGACGGCGCGAGCGGGACCAGTCGCCCGCGCCGTCCGGCCGGTGCCGCGCATGGTGGGGGTAGCGCGACATCGATCGATCAATCTATATGTCGTCCCCGATATCGCTGGAGCTTGGTGATGCGAAGCCCGGGAAGTCCGGAGCGATCGAGCGAGCGCCGCCACGAGCCGATTTCTTCATTGCTGAGCCTGTATCTGTCGCACGCCTCCTCGAGACTGAGCAATCCGCCGTCGATCGCAGCCAGGACCTCGGCCTTTCGGCGGCTGACCCAATAGGTCGTGCCGGACGACGGCAGATCGTCGATCGTCAATGGCCCGAGAGGACCCATGACCGCCGTCGGCCTCGTATCATATTCGAGCACGCGAACTCTCCGATCGCGCGGCTTTCGCCGCTTAGTGCCCCCCAACGGAAGTCTGCTCAAAATGCCTTAACAAATTCTTTCGGTGACGCGATCTGATCGCCTGCGGCGCGGAGCAATGTCCACCGCGCCACAGCCGGCGCCAGGAGCAGATTGAAACCTTCCGGACGACCCAAGGCTCCATCTTAGCCAAGGCCTTTTACGCGTGCTTGACGTTGGCGGCCACCAATTGCCTGAAGTCGTCGATCTGTGCTGGCGTGAGGACGCGCTTAGGCAGCATGTTAAACACGCGCGCGCCTTGATAAAGGAGGATCACCTTGCTGTCTTCCGTCCATTTGAGATAGTCGTTCCAAGGAACATTCCAGTCGCCCTGCTGTGCCTTGCTCCTAAAACCTTCCTCAGACCATGAAACCGTCATCGGGTGCTGAAGACTTTTCTGGTCTGCATAGGCCTTGCGAGCAAACACGGCAGCGCCCAAATAATATTGGTAGAGCGGTATTGTGACCACCACCGCCACGCACATGAAGAAGAGTGCAATGAAAGGCGCATCGGGGAATCGCAGCGCCAACGTGAAGAGCGAGCCAAGCAGCAAAGCAACGAACATCAGCCAGCAAACGAGCGCCCAGCGCGAGGTTGAATATTTCAGTATGAACAGCTTGTTGGCAGCAACATAGTCGTCGGCGGTCAAAGTGAAGGTGACGCTGCGGCTCATATCTCTCATTGCCTATCTGGTAAGTTTCCATACCTGTCGCATAATTCCCCAAACCTGCGATACATTTGCTGTCGCACTATGTCCGGTTTGCAGCACCGCGATCAAGCCAATGAACCTCTTCAATCGCTCGAATGCAGCCGTAGGGGCTCGGCCCGTTATCCAACGTCTGCTTGTCGCGATTTGCCGCCGGAAGCGGACAGGCTGCTAACGGCCAGAATTTGCCATCCTGCCATCAGGAGCCGCGTATCTACGAAGGTCGGATGACGTTCAAAGGCTTTTGCCGAAGGGCCTCTTCGACGAAGACCTCGCCGGTGCAGTGCATCAGGACGATAACAGGACACAATGTTGTACCTGGCGGATTCTCATCAGCCGGCCCAACATCGGCTGCGATGTCAATCCGAAGCTGATTTCGGGTCGCGAGATCAATCAGCTGATCCCCGGCGCCTTGGCGCGGGGCATTGCGAACAGCGCCATAAATGCCACGCCCAGCAGGATCGCGAAGCAGCTCCAAGTCCAGACGTAACTTCCAGTACTATCAAAAATCATGCCCGCCATAAGGGGAAACGCCATCGCCACCGGAGTCATGGCGGCGCGCGACCAGCCAAGAGCACGACCGTAGCCCGACAGACCAAACAGTCCGGCTATGCTTGCGCTCCATACAGGGAGCATGGCGCCTATTCCGAAACCGAAAACAGCTACCGCCATAAGCATGGTCGT from Sphingopyxis sp. CCNWLW2 encodes:
- a CDS encoding TIGR04222 domain-containing membrane protein; translation: MTMFSHASWSGSEFLALYAMLLMAVIYLGFAIPHSLRARGREARSLPDEQVAYLAGGRERYAELVATRLMTADAIAITADRKVAIQGTNGLHGPGEAAILALPSPTDWSAIDHALRASAENVRKSLIAEGLLMRRPRVILIRLCQTLPYLLLIALGLSRWRYGNALDHPTGFLTALMILTAFLTLLRWFTLEKRTRNGIATIKDAQARAERLRRAPMPDEIPLAVALFGTAVLAGSNLTDFHQMRTDSNGSSDGGGGCGGGGGGCGGCGGCGG
- a CDS encoding YcxB family protein, whose translation is MSRSVTFTLTADDYVAANKLFILKYSTSRWALVCWLMFVALLLGSLFTLALRFPDAPFIALFFMCVAVVVTIPLYQYYLGAAVFARKAYADQKSLQHPMTVSWSEEGFRSKAQQGDWNVPWNDYLKWTEDSKVILLYQGARVFNMLPKRVLTPAQIDDFRQLVAANVKHA
- a CDS encoding glycine-rich domain-containing protein, with product MRENGWAEAYAARVFDEYRCFCFLAATSDAELTPSDAVDQVWHLHLTYTRDYWERFCPKVLGRPLHHGPTAGGSDERSRFFDQYARTLHRYEQVFGAPPPDDIWPDAARRLIDDPRARRVHPRDGVVLPRSALRGASIIAACLLVGVGLWFGSVVL
- the sciP gene encoding CtrA inhibitor SciP, with protein sequence MLEYDTRPTAVMGPLGPLTIDDLPSSGTTYWVSRRKAEVLAAIDGGLLSLEEACDRYRLSNEEIGSWRRSLDRSGLPGLRITKLQRYRGRHID